In a single window of the Acetivibrio clariflavus DSM 19732 genome:
- a CDS encoding S-layer homology domain-containing protein — MKKGKKALALLLVLVFIMNSTSLIFSATNNYIDVPSTHWASKVIAKWSGDGYGVLQGDGNGYFFPSKGITLGELAAILSKSFGIPKGLRQK, encoded by the coding sequence ATGAAAAAAGGCAAGAAAGCACTTGCGTTATTACTCGTACTTGTGTTCATCATGAACAGCACGTCGCTGATATTTTCGGCGACTAACAACTATATCGACGTACCGTCCACTCATTGGGCAAGCAAGGTAATTGCCAAGTGGTCTGGTGATGGATATGGTGTTCTGCAAGGTGATGGGAACGGTTACTTTTTCCCAAGCAAAGGAATCACACTGGGAGAATTGGCTGCTATCCTGTCAAAAAGTTTTGGTATACCGAAAGGGTTGAGGCAGAAGTAA